One region of Dehalococcoidia bacterium genomic DNA includes:
- a CDS encoding NrpR regulatory domain-containing protein, with protein sequence MTFETQDVERKTLSILKVLAGEEEPLGSIVIARKLKDLGIDLGERAVRYHLKMMDEQGLTSLAGRRDGRLITLLGRRELKQGMVKDKVGFALSRIEMLAFRTSFDLEKRSGMVPVNITVFGKSDFQKALRLMKPVMGSRLTVSRLVAVGRAGEKIGDFIVPSDSVALATVCSIVVNGTLLKAGIPMDSKFGGLLQMQDHEPLRFVELIHYAGCSLDPSEIFIKAGMTSASHTVKTGSGNILANFREIPSICRPIAHDVISGLARAGINGVLVFGSVSEAVCEVAVELNRVGIVLLGGLNPVAAVAEAGIPLESHAMSTVVDYRELVGFEELLQ encoded by the coding sequence ATGACTTTTGAAACGCAGGACGTGGAAAGAAAGACCCTGTCCATCCTCAAGGTATTGGCAGGAGAAGAGGAGCCGCTGGGCTCCATCGTTATTGCACGCAAGCTCAAGGACCTTGGCATCGACCTGGGTGAGAGGGCGGTGCGTTACCACCTCAAGATGATGGACGAGCAGGGCCTGACCAGCCTGGCCGGCCGCCGCGACGGCCGTCTCATCACACTGCTGGGGAGGAGGGAATTGAAGCAGGGCATGGTCAAGGACAAGGTGGGCTTTGCCCTGTCCCGCATCGAGATGCTGGCCTTCCGCACCTCCTTCGACCTGGAGAAGCGATCGGGAATGGTGCCGGTCAACATCACCGTGTTCGGGAAGTCCGATTTCCAGAAGGCGCTGCGCCTGATGAAGCCGGTGATGGGTTCACGCCTGACCGTGAGCAGGCTGGTGGCGGTGGGCCGCGCCGGTGAGAAGATCGGAGATTTCATCGTGCCGTCCGACAGCGTCGCGCTGGCCACGGTCTGCAGCATAGTGGTCAACGGGACCCTGCTCAAGGCCGGCATACCCATGGATTCCAAATTCGGCGGGCTGCTGCAGATGCAGGACCATGAGCCGCTGCGCTTCGTGGAGCTGATACATTATGCGGGATGTTCGCTCGATCCTTCGGAGATTTTTATCAAGGCCGGGATGACATCGGCCTCACATACGGTTAAGACGGGCAGCGGCAATATACTGGCCAATTTCCGCGAGATACCTTCCATCTGCCGCCCCATAGCGCATGACGTCATCTCCGGGCTGGCCAGGGCCGGCATTAACGGCGTCCTGGTCTTCGGGTCGGTCAGCGAAGCGGTGTGCGAGGTGGCGGTGGAGCTGAACCGCGTGGGCATCGTCCTGCTGGGCGGGCTCAATCCGGTAGCGGCGGTGGCGGAGGCCGGCATACCGTTGGAATCACACGCCATGAGCACCGTAGTGGATTATAGAGAGCTTGTTGGTTTCGAGGAGTTGCTTCAATGA
- a CDS encoding Glu/Leu/Phe/Val dehydrogenase, producing MSQINPFEIVRKQVDKCSRILKLDQDVTDILKNPLRELHVSLPVRMDNGAVKVFQGYRVQYNDAKGPTKGGIRFHPDETIDTVRALAAWMTWKCALMDLPLGGGKGGIICNPKELSEGELERLSRAYARAVYQFIGPERDVPAPDVYTTPQIMAWIMDEYSALAGKSQFGVITGKPLALGGSRGRGDATAMGGMYCIREAAKELKIDLSKATIAVQGFGNAGYYAARLAKEMFGAKIIAVCDSQGGCYCKTGIDADEAQKVKTKTTSVCNLKAGDRITSEDILELDVDILIPSAMENVITEKNAADIKAKIVVELANGPTTPEADDILYKKGVHVIPDFLANAGGVTVSYFEMVQNFNMYYWTEKEVYSRLDEKMTTAYHSVYDTHKEYKINMRQAAYVRAVERVVEAMKLRGWV from the coding sequence ATGTCTCAAATCAACCCGTTTGAAATCGTCAGGAAGCAGGTGGATAAATGTTCGCGCATCCTGAAACTGGACCAGGACGTAACCGATATATTGAAGAACCCGTTACGTGAGCTGCACGTATCGCTGCCGGTCCGCATGGACAATGGCGCCGTGAAGGTGTTCCAGGGCTACCGCGTGCAATACAATGATGCCAAGGGCCCGACCAAGGGCGGCATTCGTTTCCACCCGGACGAGACCATCGACACCGTCCGCGCCCTGGCGGCCTGGATGACATGGAAGTGCGCATTGATGGACCTGCCGCTGGGCGGGGGCAAGGGCGGCATCATTTGCAACCCCAAGGAGCTGTCCGAGGGCGAGCTTGAGCGCCTGAGCAGGGCCTATGCCCGCGCCGTCTACCAGTTCATCGGCCCCGAGAGGGACGTGCCGGCGCCGGACGTATATACCACACCCCAGATCATGGCCTGGATCATGGACGAGTATTCGGCCCTGGCCGGCAAATCGCAGTTCGGAGTTATCACGGGTAAACCGCTGGCGCTGGGCGGATCCAGGGGACGCGGCGACGCCACGGCCATGGGCGGCATGTACTGCATACGCGAAGCCGCCAAAGAGCTGAAGATCGATCTGAGCAAGGCGACCATCGCCGTACAGGGCTTCGGCAACGCAGGATATTATGCGGCCAGGCTGGCCAAGGAGATGTTCGGAGCAAAGATCATAGCCGTCTGCGACAGCCAGGGCGGCTGCTACTGTAAGACGGGCATCGACGCCGATGAGGCCCAGAAGGTCAAGACCAAGACCACCTCGGTCTGCAACCTCAAGGCCGGCGACAGGATCACCAGCGAGGATATACTCGAGCTTGATGTCGACATACTTATCCCCTCGGCCATGGAGAACGTCATCACAGAGAAAAACGCGGCCGACATCAAGGCCAAAATCGTGGTTGAGCTGGCCAACGGCCCGACCACGCCCGAAGCGGACGATATCCTCTACAAGAAGGGAGTGCACGTTATACCTGACTTCCTGGCCAACGCCGGCGGCGTGACCGTGTCCTACTTCGAGATGGTGCAGAACTTCAACATGTATTACTGGACGGAGAAAGAGGTTTACTCCAGGCTGGACGAGAAGATGACCACCGCCTACCATTCGGTCTACGATACCCACAAGGAATACAAGATCAATATGCGGCAGGCGGCTTATGTGAGGGCTGTGGAGCGCGTCGTGGAAGCGATGAAGCTGCGCGGCTGGGTATAG
- the hisF gene encoding imidazole glycerol phosphate synthase subunit HisF: protein MKEIKVIPCLDIREGRVVKGVKFVDIRDARDPVEAAEAYCREGADELVFLDIYASVENRKTRLDWVRKVVEKVTIPFAVGGGIGSLADMKALIDSGVDKVSINTAAVTNPDLIKQAAREFGRDRIVVAVDGLKNPSGSGRPRLEVVIKSGNEPTGLDIVDWARKIEKLGAGEILLTSKDADGTKEGYDIEMTRAVAEAVSLPVTASGGAGTLEHLYQAVVDGKASAVLAASIFHFREISIREVKEYLKSKGIPVKPLPK, encoded by the coding sequence ATGAAAGAGATCAAGGTCATACCCTGTCTGGACATCAGGGAGGGCAGGGTGGTCAAGGGCGTCAAGTTCGTGGACATCCGGGATGCCCGCGACCCGGTAGAGGCTGCGGAAGCCTATTGCCGCGAGGGGGCCGATGAACTGGTCTTCCTCGACATATATGCCAGCGTGGAGAACAGGAAAACGCGGCTGGACTGGGTGCGCAAGGTGGTTGAAAAGGTAACCATACCGTTCGCAGTTGGCGGCGGCATCGGCAGCCTGGCTGACATGAAGGCGCTGATTGATTCGGGAGTGGACAAGGTGTCCATCAACACCGCCGCGGTCACCAACCCCGACCTGATCAAGCAGGCGGCGCGCGAATTCGGCAGAGATCGCATCGTAGTGGCCGTGGACGGCCTCAAGAACCCCTCCGGCAGCGGACGTCCCAGGCTGGAGGTGGTGATCAAGAGCGGCAACGAGCCGACGGGGCTGGACATCGTGGACTGGGCGCGCAAGATCGAGAAGCTGGGGGCCGGCGAGATACTGCTCACCAGCAAGGACGCGGACGGCACCAAGGAAGGCTACGACATCGAGATGACGCGCGCGGTGGCGGAGGCCGTTTCCCTGCCGGTAACAGCCTCGGGCGGCGCAGGCACGCTGGAGCACCTGTACCAGGCGGTGGTAGACGGCAAAGCCTCGGCGGTGCTGGCGGCTTCCATCTTCCATTTCCGCGAGATCTCCATCAGGGAAGTCAAGGAATACCTGAAGAGCAAGGGGATACCTGTTAAGCCGCTCCCCAAATAG